The window ACATAGAAGATCTGCCTATGACTCCGTCCCAGCGAGTCGAGAAATACAAGCTGGTTGCAGCAAAAAAGGATCTCAGAGAAGGCAGCTACGATGCCGTTGAGAAGACCTGGCGCTGACCGAGAGGAGGGCTGAAAGTGATAATAGACTTCAGAGTCAGGCTTCCCCTGAAGGAACAGTTTCCCGATGCAGATCCATCGGATTTGTCATTTGTGCCTTCGTATATGAGCCACTACCTGGAGCTTTTCTCCCTGGGTACCGCCCAGAAGATTGGCGAAGAAGAGTTGCTAGCCTCTATGGAGGCCAGCGGGGTTGATAAATGCGTTTTACAGGCAGAATGGGAGTTTGGAGATTACAGACACATCAACCTGGCCGTAAAAAGACTCGTAGAAAAATATCCTGACAAGTTCATCGGGTTTTGTACAGTTCACCCTGAGGAAAGCCGGGATATGGCTAAGGAGGTGGAGGGATGGGTTAGGAATGAAGGAATGAAAGGCGTAAACCTGCAACCGTGGGCTTATAAGGTTTACGCCCATGACAGGGTATTCTATCCTCTCTACGAGAAGTGCCTGGAGCTCAACATACCGGTTACCATCCATACGGGGATCAATTACAGCCTTACCCGTACCATGGACTATGGAAGACCACTCTACCTCGATATAATCGCCTGTGATTTCCCTGACCTGAAGATTGTTGCCAACCACGGCGGCTGGCCCTGGGTTAATGAAATGGTAGCAGTGGCGTGGAAACATCCTAATGTCTACATCGAGACCGGGGCAGTCAGCCCGAAGTATATAGGCCGGCCGGGAACAGGGTGGGAAGCCTTCATTCATTACGGCAATACCATCCTTAAAGATCAGATTCTTTTTGCTTCTGAGTGGCCGCTCCTGCCCATGGAGAGGCTGGTCTCGGAGGCTAATGAGCTACCGCTGAGAAGCGACGTCAGGGAAAACTACCTATACCGCAATGCCGCCCGGATCCTGGGATTGGAATAGCTAAGACCATTGCTTACTTGCCTGTCGGAGTCCTTTAGGGCTACCTAGGCTACAGTCAAGCAGGGAGAGGAAGACAGATGGAATTTCAGGATATTGTTTACGAAAAGGACCAAGGTATAGCGGTTATCAAGCTGGCACGCCCCCATGTTTTGAACGCCCTCCGGG is drawn from Clostridia bacterium and contains these coding sequences:
- a CDS encoding amidohydrolase; translated protein: MIIDFRVRLPLKEQFPDADPSDLSFVPSYMSHYLELFSLGTAQKIGEEELLASMEASGVDKCVLQAEWEFGDYRHINLAVKRLVEKYPDKFIGFCTVHPEESRDMAKEVEGWVRNEGMKGVNLQPWAYKVYAHDRVFYPLYEKCLELNIPVTIHTGINYSLTRTMDYGRPLYLDIIACDFPDLKIVANHGGWPWVNEMVAVAWKHPNVYIETGAVSPKYIGRPGTGWEAFIHYGNTILKDQILFASEWPLLPMERLVSEANELPLRSDVRENYLYRNAARILGLE